In Bos indicus isolate NIAB-ARS_2022 breed Sahiwal x Tharparkar chromosome 19, NIAB-ARS_B.indTharparkar_mat_pri_1.0, whole genome shotgun sequence, the following proteins share a genomic window:
- the PEMT gene encoding phosphatidylethanolamine N-methyltransferase isoform X14: MGTQDPKAEQGLWVPPPGLLHPGWGHPALERPALPLLHAGHAEPAPDAEPGQPRGLPRGPGTPGSGWRVRPFQFPGAGLHRDLPRRLLRDPQGGQSDHVPVQRPGQPHVLGQHSHLPGLGHCGRQTLTQQGCSQPFPAHLSPTWGPTDRASRWPKQPDVWKPQKVQGAGIPRASARQPERRPSPRHASPTGLLLTALVALIYMVAIVYEEPFTAEIYQQKASQAYKRS, from the exons ATGGGAACACAAGACCCGAAAGCTGAGCAAGGCCTTTGGGTCCCCCCACCTGGCCTGTTACACCCTGGGTGGGGCCATCCTGCTCTTGAACGTCCTGCGCTCCCACTG CTTCACGCAGGCCATGCTGAGCCAGCCCCGGATGCAGAGCCTGGACAACCCCGCGGTCTACCACGTGGGCCTGGCACTCCTGGGAGTGGGTGGCGTGTTCGTCCTTTCCAGTTTCCTGGCGCTGGGCTTCACCGGGACCTTCCTAG GCGACTACTTCGGGATCCTCAAGGAGGCCAGAGTGACCATGTTCCCGTTCAGCGTCCTGGACAACCCCATGTACTGGGGCAGCACAGCCATCTACCTGGGCTGGGCCATTGT GGCCGCCAGACGCTGACCCAGCAGGGCTGCTCCCAGCCCTTCCCAGCCCATCTGTCCCCGACCTGGGGCCCCACAGACAGAGCTTCCCGTTGGCCCAAGCAACCAGATGTGTGGAAGCCCCAGAAGGTCCAAGGTGCTGGGATTCCTAGGGCATCAGCTCGTCAGCCTGAGAGACGCCCCTCCCCAAG GCACGCCAGCCCCACCGGCCTGCTGCTGACCGCGCTGGTGGCGCTCATCTACATGGTCGCCATCGTGTATGAGGA GCCCTTCACTGCCGAAATCTATCAGCAGAAAGCCTCCCAGGCCTACAAGAGGAGCTGA
- the PEMT gene encoding phosphatidylethanolamine N-methyltransferase isoform X7 has product MWTSHHPLVDPILAQLLWRGMVPQAPRRNHAQVPVLKTDHPDALPTESCEMGTQDPKAEQGLWVPPPGLLHPGWGHPALERPALPLLHAGHAEPAPDAEPGQPRGLPRGPGTPGSGWRVRPFQFPGAGLHRDLPRRLLRDPQGGQSDHVPVQRPGQPHVLGQHSHLPGLGHCGRQTLTQQGCSQPFPAHLSPTWGPTDRASRWPKQPDVWKPQKVQGAGIPRASARQPERRPSPRHASPTGLLLTALVALIYMVAIVYEEPFTAEIYQQKASQAYKRS; this is encoded by the exons GACCTCTCATCACCCCTTGGTGGACCCCATCTTGGCCCAGCTACTCTGGAGGGGGATGGTCCCCCAGGCCCCCAGAAGGAACCATGCGCAGGTTCCTGTCCTGAAAACTGACCATCCAGATGCCCTCCCGACTGAGA GTTGCGAGATGGGAACACAAGACCCGAAAGCTGAGCAAGGCCTTTGGGTCCCCCCACCTGGCCTGTTACACCCTGGGTGGGGCCATCCTGCTCTTGAACGTCCTGCGCTCCCACTG CTTCACGCAGGCCATGCTGAGCCAGCCCCGGATGCAGAGCCTGGACAACCCCGCGGTCTACCACGTGGGCCTGGCACTCCTGGGAGTGGGTGGCGTGTTCGTCCTTTCCAGTTTCCTGGCGCTGGGCTTCACCGGGACCTTCCTAG GCGACTACTTCGGGATCCTCAAGGAGGCCAGAGTGACCATGTTCCCGTTCAGCGTCCTGGACAACCCCATGTACTGGGGCAGCACAGCCATCTACCTGGGCTGGGCCATTGT GGCCGCCAGACGCTGACCCAGCAGGGCTGCTCCCAGCCCTTCCCAGCCCATCTGTCCCCGACCTGGGGCCCCACAGACAGAGCTTCCCGTTGGCCCAAGCAACCAGATGTGTGGAAGCCCCAGAAGGTCCAAGGTGCTGGGATTCCTAGGGCATCAGCTCGTCAGCCTGAGAGACGCCCCTCCCCAAG GCACGCCAGCCCCACCGGCCTGCTGCTGACCGCGCTGGTGGCGCTCATCTACATGGTCGCCATCGTGTATGAGGA GCCCTTCACTGCCGAAATCTATCAGCAGAAAGCCTCCCAGGCCTACAAGAGGAGCTGA
- the PEMT gene encoding phosphatidylethanolamine N-methyltransferase isoform X1 has translation MPSFLARSRKDSSNKCHTILSLCSVLLDCVKTILFQLVCMHQDPNEVCTLHSVDVTPEPLTFFHVIYLGRRCGRPIHPCGLSLGSVCEHRLLPLAKDTLPYRTSHHPLVDPILAQLLWRGMVPQAPRRNHAQVPVLKTDHPDALPTESCEMGTQDPKAEQGLWVPPPGLLHPGWGHPALERPALPLLHAGHAEPAPDAEPGQPRGLPRGPGTPGSGWRVRPFQFPGAGLHRDLPRRLLRDPQGGQSDHVPVQRPGQPHVLGQHSHLPGLGHCGRQTLTQQGCSQPFPAHLSPTWGPTDRASRWPKQPDVWKPQKVQGAGIPRASARQPERRPSPRHASPTGLLLTALVALIYMVAIVYEEPFTAEIYQQKASQAYKRS, from the exons ATGCCATCCTTCTTGGCTAGAAGTAGAAAGGACAGCAGTAATAAATGTCATACAATACTCAGTCTGTGTTCAGTTCTTCTTGATTGTGTCAAAACTATCTTGTTCCAGTTGGTGTGTATGCATCAGGATCCAAATGAGGTCTGCACGTTGCACTCGGTGGACGTGACTCCTGAGCCCCTCACTTTCTTCCATGTCATCTACTTGGGGAGGAGA TGTGGACGTCCTATCCATCCCTGTGGCTTGAGCCTGGGGTCCGTGTGTGAACACAGGCTGCTTCCTCTGGCCAAGGACACTTTACCCTACAGGACCTCTCATCACCCCTTGGTGGACCCCATCTTGGCCCAGCTACTCTGGAGGGGGATGGTCCCCCAGGCCCCCAGAAGGAACCATGCGCAGGTTCCTGTCCTGAAAACTGACCATCCAGATGCCCTCCCGACTGAGA GTTGCGAGATGGGAACACAAGACCCGAAAGCTGAGCAAGGCCTTTGGGTCCCCCCACCTGGCCTGTTACACCCTGGGTGGGGCCATCCTGCTCTTGAACGTCCTGCGCTCCCACTG CTTCACGCAGGCCATGCTGAGCCAGCCCCGGATGCAGAGCCTGGACAACCCCGCGGTCTACCACGTGGGCCTGGCACTCCTGGGAGTGGGTGGCGTGTTCGTCCTTTCCAGTTTCCTGGCGCTGGGCTTCACCGGGACCTTCCTAG GCGACTACTTCGGGATCCTCAAGGAGGCCAGAGTGACCATGTTCCCGTTCAGCGTCCTGGACAACCCCATGTACTGGGGCAGCACAGCCATCTACCTGGGCTGGGCCATTGT GGCCGCCAGACGCTGACCCAGCAGGGCTGCTCCCAGCCCTTCCCAGCCCATCTGTCCCCGACCTGGGGCCCCACAGACAGAGCTTCCCGTTGGCCCAAGCAACCAGATGTGTGGAAGCCCCAGAAGGTCCAAGGTGCTGGGATTCCTAGGGCATCAGCTCGTCAGCCTGAGAGACGCCCCTCCCCAAG GCACGCCAGCCCCACCGGCCTGCTGCTGACCGCGCTGGTGGCGCTCATCTACATGGTCGCCATCGTGTATGAGGA GCCCTTCACTGCCGAAATCTATCAGCAGAAAGCCTCCCAGGCCTACAAGAGGAGCTGA
- the PEMT gene encoding phosphatidylethanolamine N-methyltransferase isoform X2: protein MLLVCMHQDPNEVCTLHSVDVTPEPLTFFHVIYLGRRCGRPIHPCGLSLGSVCEHRLLPLAKDTLPYRTSHHPLVDPILAQLLWRGMVPQAPRRNHAQVPVLKTDHPDALPTESCEMGTQDPKAEQGLWVPPPGLLHPGWGHPALERPALPLLHAGHAEPAPDAEPGQPRGLPRGPGTPGSGWRVRPFQFPGAGLHRDLPRRLLRDPQGGQSDHVPVQRPGQPHVLGQHSHLPGLGHCGRQTLTQQGCSQPFPAHLSPTWGPTDRASRWPKQPDVWKPQKVQGAGIPRASARQPERRPSPRHASPTGLLLTALVALIYMVAIVYEEPFTAEIYQQKASQAYKRS from the exons ATGCTG TTGGTGTGTATGCATCAGGATCCAAATGAGGTCTGCACGTTGCACTCGGTGGACGTGACTCCTGAGCCCCTCACTTTCTTCCATGTCATCTACTTGGGGAGGAGA TGTGGACGTCCTATCCATCCCTGTGGCTTGAGCCTGGGGTCCGTGTGTGAACACAGGCTGCTTCCTCTGGCCAAGGACACTTTACCCTACAGGACCTCTCATCACCCCTTGGTGGACCCCATCTTGGCCCAGCTACTCTGGAGGGGGATGGTCCCCCAGGCCCCCAGAAGGAACCATGCGCAGGTTCCTGTCCTGAAAACTGACCATCCAGATGCCCTCCCGACTGAGA GTTGCGAGATGGGAACACAAGACCCGAAAGCTGAGCAAGGCCTTTGGGTCCCCCCACCTGGCCTGTTACACCCTGGGTGGGGCCATCCTGCTCTTGAACGTCCTGCGCTCCCACTG CTTCACGCAGGCCATGCTGAGCCAGCCCCGGATGCAGAGCCTGGACAACCCCGCGGTCTACCACGTGGGCCTGGCACTCCTGGGAGTGGGTGGCGTGTTCGTCCTTTCCAGTTTCCTGGCGCTGGGCTTCACCGGGACCTTCCTAG GCGACTACTTCGGGATCCTCAAGGAGGCCAGAGTGACCATGTTCCCGTTCAGCGTCCTGGACAACCCCATGTACTGGGGCAGCACAGCCATCTACCTGGGCTGGGCCATTGT GGCCGCCAGACGCTGACCCAGCAGGGCTGCTCCCAGCCCTTCCCAGCCCATCTGTCCCCGACCTGGGGCCCCACAGACAGAGCTTCCCGTTGGCCCAAGCAACCAGATGTGTGGAAGCCCCAGAAGGTCCAAGGTGCTGGGATTCCTAGGGCATCAGCTCGTCAGCCTGAGAGACGCCCCTCCCCAAG GCACGCCAGCCCCACCGGCCTGCTGCTGACCGCGCTGGTGGCGCTCATCTACATGGTCGCCATCGTGTATGAGGA GCCCTTCACTGCCGAAATCTATCAGCAGAAAGCCTCCCAGGCCTACAAGAGGAGCTGA
- the PEMT gene encoding phosphatidylethanolamine N-methyltransferase isoform X3, translating to MCFLWELRPVTETFLLSPVGVQCHKPSQAAASHRCWTSHHPLVDPILAQLLWRGMVPQAPRRNHAQVPVLKTDHPDALPTESCEMGTQDPKAEQGLWVPPPGLLHPGWGHPALERPALPLLHAGHAEPAPDAEPGQPRGLPRGPGTPGSGWRVRPFQFPGAGLHRDLPRRLLRDPQGGQSDHVPVQRPGQPHVLGQHSHLPGLGHCGRQTLTQQGCSQPFPAHLSPTWGPTDRASRWPKQPDVWKPQKVQGAGIPRASARQPERRPSPRHASPTGLLLTALVALIYMVAIVYEEPFTAEIYQQKASQAYKRS from the exons tTTCTTGTGGGAGCTGAGACCAGTGACCGagaccttccttctctctcctgtgGGTGTTCAGTGCCATAAACCCTCCCAAGCCGCAGCATCCCACAGATGCTG GACCTCTCATCACCCCTTGGTGGACCCCATCTTGGCCCAGCTACTCTGGAGGGGGATGGTCCCCCAGGCCCCCAGAAGGAACCATGCGCAGGTTCCTGTCCTGAAAACTGACCATCCAGATGCCCTCCCGACTGAGA GTTGCGAGATGGGAACACAAGACCCGAAAGCTGAGCAAGGCCTTTGGGTCCCCCCACCTGGCCTGTTACACCCTGGGTGGGGCCATCCTGCTCTTGAACGTCCTGCGCTCCCACTG CTTCACGCAGGCCATGCTGAGCCAGCCCCGGATGCAGAGCCTGGACAACCCCGCGGTCTACCACGTGGGCCTGGCACTCCTGGGAGTGGGTGGCGTGTTCGTCCTTTCCAGTTTCCTGGCGCTGGGCTTCACCGGGACCTTCCTAG GCGACTACTTCGGGATCCTCAAGGAGGCCAGAGTGACCATGTTCCCGTTCAGCGTCCTGGACAACCCCATGTACTGGGGCAGCACAGCCATCTACCTGGGCTGGGCCATTGT GGCCGCCAGACGCTGACCCAGCAGGGCTGCTCCCAGCCCTTCCCAGCCCATCTGTCCCCGACCTGGGGCCCCACAGACAGAGCTTCCCGTTGGCCCAAGCAACCAGATGTGTGGAAGCCCCAGAAGGTCCAAGGTGCTGGGATTCCTAGGGCATCAGCTCGTCAGCCTGAGAGACGCCCCTCCCCAAG GCACGCCAGCCCCACCGGCCTGCTGCTGACCGCGCTGGTGGCGCTCATCTACATGGTCGCCATCGTGTATGAGGA GCCCTTCACTGCCGAAATCTATCAGCAGAAAGCCTCCCAGGCCTACAAGAGGAGCTGA
- the PEMT gene encoding phosphatidylethanolamine N-methyltransferase isoform X12 gives MPSFLARSRKDSSNKCHTILSLCSVLLDCVKTILFQLVCMHQDPNEVCTLHSVDVTPEPLTFFHVIYLGRRVARWEHKTRKLSKAFGSPHLACYTLGGAILLLNVLRSHCFTQAMLSQPRMQSLDNPAVYHVGLALLGVGGVFVLSSFLALGFTGTFLGDYFGILKEARVTMFPFSVLDNPMYWGSTAIYLGWAIVHASPTGLLLTALVALIYMVAIVYEEPFTAEIYQQKASQAYKRS, from the exons ATGCCATCCTTCTTGGCTAGAAGTAGAAAGGACAGCAGTAATAAATGTCATACAATACTCAGTCTGTGTTCAGTTCTTCTTGATTGTGTCAAAACTATCTTGTTCCAGTTGGTGTGTATGCATCAGGATCCAAATGAGGTCTGCACGTTGCACTCGGTGGACGTGACTCCTGAGCCCCTCACTTTCTTCCATGTCATCTACTTGGGGAGGAGA GTTGCGAGATGGGAACACAAGACCCGAAAGCTGAGCAAGGCCTTTGGGTCCCCCCACCTGGCCTGTTACACCCTGGGTGGGGCCATCCTGCTCTTGAACGTCCTGCGCTCCCACTG CTTCACGCAGGCCATGCTGAGCCAGCCCCGGATGCAGAGCCTGGACAACCCCGCGGTCTACCACGTGGGCCTGGCACTCCTGGGAGTGGGTGGCGTGTTCGTCCTTTCCAGTTTCCTGGCGCTGGGCTTCACCGGGACCTTCCTAG GCGACTACTTCGGGATCCTCAAGGAGGCCAGAGTGACCATGTTCCCGTTCAGCGTCCTGGACAACCCCATGTACTGGGGCAGCACAGCCATCTACCTGGGCTGGGCCATTGT GCACGCCAGCCCCACCGGCCTGCTGCTGACCGCGCTGGTGGCGCTCATCTACATGGTCGCCATCGTGTATGAGGA GCCCTTCACTGCCGAAATCTATCAGCAGAAAGCCTCCCAGGCCTACAAGAGGAGCTGA
- the PEMT gene encoding phosphatidylethanolamine N-methyltransferase isoform X5, translating to MSSTWGGETSHHPLVDPILAQLLWRGMVPQAPRRNHAQVPVLKTDHPDALPTESCEMGTQDPKAEQGLWVPPPGLLHPGWGHPALERPALPLLHAGHAEPAPDAEPGQPRGLPRGPGTPGSGWRVRPFQFPGAGLHRDLPRRLLRDPQGGQSDHVPVQRPGQPHVLGQHSHLPGLGHCGRQTLTQQGCSQPFPAHLSPTWGPTDRASRWPKQPDVWKPQKVQGAGIPRASARQPERRPSPRHASPTGLLLTALVALIYMVAIVYEEPFTAEIYQQKASQAYKRS from the exons ATGTCATCTACTTGGGGAGGAGA GACCTCTCATCACCCCTTGGTGGACCCCATCTTGGCCCAGCTACTCTGGAGGGGGATGGTCCCCCAGGCCCCCAGAAGGAACCATGCGCAGGTTCCTGTCCTGAAAACTGACCATCCAGATGCCCTCCCGACTGAGA GTTGCGAGATGGGAACACAAGACCCGAAAGCTGAGCAAGGCCTTTGGGTCCCCCCACCTGGCCTGTTACACCCTGGGTGGGGCCATCCTGCTCTTGAACGTCCTGCGCTCCCACTG CTTCACGCAGGCCATGCTGAGCCAGCCCCGGATGCAGAGCCTGGACAACCCCGCGGTCTACCACGTGGGCCTGGCACTCCTGGGAGTGGGTGGCGTGTTCGTCCTTTCCAGTTTCCTGGCGCTGGGCTTCACCGGGACCTTCCTAG GCGACTACTTCGGGATCCTCAAGGAGGCCAGAGTGACCATGTTCCCGTTCAGCGTCCTGGACAACCCCATGTACTGGGGCAGCACAGCCATCTACCTGGGCTGGGCCATTGT GGCCGCCAGACGCTGACCCAGCAGGGCTGCTCCCAGCCCTTCCCAGCCCATCTGTCCCCGACCTGGGGCCCCACAGACAGAGCTTCCCGTTGGCCCAAGCAACCAGATGTGTGGAAGCCCCAGAAGGTCCAAGGTGCTGGGATTCCTAGGGCATCAGCTCGTCAGCCTGAGAGACGCCCCTCCCCAAG GCACGCCAGCCCCACCGGCCTGCTGCTGACCGCGCTGGTGGCGCTCATCTACATGGTCGCCATCGTGTATGAGGA GCCCTTCACTGCCGAAATCTATCAGCAGAAAGCCTCCCAGGCCTACAAGAGGAGCTGA